From the genome of Halorussus caseinilyticus, one region includes:
- a CDS encoding aspartate aminotransferase family protein → MTGDRTNRLVSRAREVVPGGAQTGLREQAYYPEDIAFEAAEGATLTTVEGEELTDYHMAFGPIILGHGREEVDAAAKRAIDAGVLYGAATTELEVEVAERLVDLLPSVEMVNFCNSGSEATYHAIRLARAYTGNEKVLKFEGCYHGWHDYVDMSVYPPEEELAGRDDGPEIDPYPESDGMLSAALDNTVVVPFNDPEAFREAMATHGDELAGVILEPVPHSVGCLEPTEAFLDALESETDDRDVPLVFDEVITAFRHSADGMQAELGVSPDLTCVAKAMGNGYPVAAVGGREDLLSQAGGDNKSGVVISGTYSGSPVGLAAAKETLDLVASEDVPAYVTDLGDRYRAGLADLLDDHGVEGRVVGYRSIFGLQFGASERPLTYEDVAELDEERFREFAAGMRERGHFFTPNPYKRHHLSLAHTDDHLAAYLDDADAVLADLSRR, encoded by the coding sequence GTGACAGGAGACCGGACGAACCGACTAGTCTCGCGCGCCCGCGAAGTCGTTCCCGGCGGCGCGCAGACGGGACTCAGAGAACAGGCGTACTACCCGGAAGACATCGCGTTCGAGGCCGCCGAGGGCGCGACCCTCACGACCGTCGAGGGCGAGGAGTTGACCGACTACCACATGGCGTTCGGGCCGATAATCCTCGGGCACGGCCGCGAGGAGGTGGACGCCGCGGCCAAGCGCGCAATCGACGCGGGCGTCCTCTACGGGGCCGCGACGACCGAACTCGAAGTCGAGGTGGCCGAGCGACTGGTGGACCTCCTGCCGAGCGTCGAGATGGTCAACTTCTGCAACAGCGGTAGCGAGGCCACCTACCACGCGATTCGACTCGCCAGAGCCTACACCGGCAACGAGAAGGTGCTGAAGTTCGAGGGGTGTTACCACGGCTGGCACGACTACGTAGATATGAGCGTCTACCCGCCGGAGGAAGAACTCGCGGGCCGGGACGACGGGCCGGAAATCGACCCGTACCCCGAGTCCGACGGGATGCTCTCGGCGGCGTTGGACAACACCGTCGTCGTGCCGTTCAACGACCCCGAGGCGTTCCGCGAGGCGATGGCGACCCACGGCGACGAACTCGCGGGCGTCATCCTCGAACCCGTGCCTCACTCGGTCGGGTGTCTCGAACCCACCGAGGCGTTCCTCGACGCGCTCGAATCGGAGACCGACGACCGGGACGTGCCCCTCGTGTTCGACGAGGTGATTACGGCGTTCCGCCACTCGGCCGACGGCATGCAGGCGGAGTTGGGCGTCTCCCCCGACTTGACCTGCGTGGCGAAGGCGATGGGCAACGGCTATCCGGTCGCGGCGGTCGGCGGCCGGGAAGACCTGCTCTCGCAGGCGGGCGGCGACAACAAGTCGGGCGTCGTCATCAGCGGTACCTACTCGGGCAGTCCGGTGGGTCTCGCGGCCGCGAAAGAGACGCTCGACCTCGTGGCGTCCGAAGACGTTCCCGCCTACGTCACCGACCTCGGCGACCGATACCGGGCGGGTCTCGCCGACCTGTTGGACGACCACGGCGTCGAGGGCCGGGTCGTCGGCTACCGGAGCATCTTCGGTCTCCAGTTCGGCGCGAGCGAGCGACCGCTGACCTACGAGGACGTGGCCGAACTCGACGAAGAGCGGTTCCGCGAGTTCGCCGCGGGGATGCGCGAGCGCGGTCACTTCTTCACGCCGAACCCCTACAAGCGCCACCACCTCTCGCTGGCCCACACCGACGACCACCTCGCGGCGTATCTGGACGACGCCGACGCGGTGTTGGCGGACCTCTCGCGGCGCTAG
- the ribB gene encoding 3,4-dihydroxy-2-butanone-4-phosphate synthase, whose translation MSQAAAGVEAAVEAFGEGSPVLVHDAADREGETDLIYPAGAVTPEDVSRLRNDAGGLVCIALADEVAEAFDLPFLGEALDHPASADHELGYDERSSFSLPVNHRDTYTGITDEDRATTITELAAAAENPSGTDFADEFRAPGHVHLLRAAPDLLADREGHTELGIALAAAADREPAVVVCEMLDGETGGALSPDDAKAYADRHGLPYLEGSEIIDRLG comes from the coding sequence ATGAGTCAGGCCGCCGCAGGCGTCGAGGCCGCAGTCGAGGCGTTCGGCGAGGGGTCGCCCGTCCTCGTCCACGACGCCGCCGACCGTGAGGGCGAGACCGACCTGATTTACCCCGCGGGCGCGGTCACGCCCGAGGACGTGTCGCGCCTGCGCAACGACGCCGGAGGGCTAGTCTGCATCGCACTCGCCGACGAGGTGGCCGAGGCGTTCGACCTGCCGTTCCTCGGCGAGGCGCTGGACCACCCCGCGAGCGCGGACCACGAGTTGGGCTACGACGAGCGGTCGTCGTTCTCGCTCCCGGTGAACCACCGCGACACCTACACCGGCATCACCGACGAGGACCGCGCGACGACCATCACCGAACTCGCGGCCGCCGCGGAGAATCCGAGCGGGACCGACTTCGCCGACGAGTTCCGCGCGCCGGGCCACGTCCACCTCCTGCGGGCCGCTCCGGACCTGTTGGCCGACCGCGAGGGCCACACCGAACTCGGCATCGCGCTGGCCGCCGCCGCCGACCGGGAACCGGCCGTCGTCGTCTGCGAGATGCTCGACGGCGAGACCGGCGGGGCGCTCTCGCCCGACGACGCGAAGGCCTACGCCGACCGCCACGGCCTGCCGTACCTCGAAGGCTCGGAAATCATCGACCGACTCGGCTAG
- a CDS encoding Na+/H+ antiporter NhaC family protein — protein MASETYGIISLLPALFAIVLTLLSRQVLLSLFAGIWIGATILMDWNPVVGAAHSLQLVIDNITASFNSKLLLFTFLSGAMLGMIFLSGGMNALAKRIISRIRTRRQAELGTSVLGMLIFVDSYASTMITGSVMRPITDQFDISREKLAYLLDSTTSPVVSVAVVSTWVGFEVGLIKEQFTALGIDQSAFVVFLQSIPFRFYSLLAVVLVFVTVTTGWNFGPMKRAEKRAKETGKVLRDDADPLLETREEDIVTPDHVDSRWWYFAAPIVVLVAVTGLGLLTSGGWPSKAPVEALKGAATADAILWGVFSACGLLLAILVGHARVELEAISDSIFEGFKMVMFPVAILSLAWTIGSVSEALGVGPYVVSVAEGVITAELLPAVVFLAAAIISFSIGTSWGTMGIMFPVAVPLAFNLGAPLPGAIGAILTGSLFGDHCSPISDTTVLSSMFAGADHVDHVNTQIPYALLCGVVATGLFLASGYGVSPPPLLAVGVVVLAVAAYVLSEHTTVTMPRVFGSDAD, from the coding sequence ATGGCATCCGAAACGTACGGTATCATCAGTCTGCTTCCAGCACTGTTCGCAATCGTGCTGACGCTACTGAGCAGGCAGGTGTTACTCTCACTGTTCGCGGGCATCTGGATTGGGGCGACCATCCTGATGGACTGGAACCCAGTCGTCGGGGCGGCACACTCCCTCCAGTTGGTCATCGACAACATCACCGCATCGTTCAACAGCAAACTCCTGTTGTTCACGTTCCTCTCCGGGGCGATGCTCGGGATGATATTCCTCTCGGGCGGCATGAACGCCCTCGCCAAGCGAATCATCTCTCGGATTCGGACGCGACGGCAGGCCGAACTCGGAACGAGCGTCCTCGGGATGCTCATCTTCGTGGACTCGTACGCGAGTACGATGATTACGGGGTCGGTCATGCGACCCATCACCGACCAGTTCGACATCAGTCGGGAGAAACTCGCGTACCTGCTAGACTCCACCACATCTCCGGTCGTCAGCGTCGCCGTCGTCTCGACGTGGGTCGGGTTCGAGGTGGGTCTCATCAAAGAGCAGTTCACCGCGCTCGGCATCGACCAGAGCGCGTTCGTGGTGTTCCTCCAGAGCATCCCGTTCCGGTTCTACAGTCTGCTCGCGGTGGTGCTGGTCTTCGTCACCGTCACTACCGGGTGGAACTTCGGCCCGATGAAGCGCGCCGAGAAGCGCGCCAAGGAGACGGGCAAGGTCCTCCGCGACGACGCCGACCCCCTGCTGGAGACCCGCGAGGAGGACATCGTGACCCCCGACCACGTGGACTCGCGCTGGTGGTACTTCGCGGCACCCATCGTCGTCCTCGTGGCCGTCACGGGTCTCGGACTGCTCACCTCCGGCGGGTGGCCGAGCAAGGCACCGGTCGAGGCGCTGAAGGGTGCGGCGACTGCCGACGCCATCCTCTGGGGCGTCTTCTCGGCCTGCGGTCTGTTGCTCGCCATCCTCGTCGGCCACGCCCGCGTCGAGTTGGAAGCCATCAGCGACTCCATCTTCGAGGGGTTCAAGATGGTGATGTTCCCCGTCGCCATCCTCTCGCTTGCGTGGACCATCGGCTCGGTCAGCGAGGCGTTGGGCGTCGGTCCCTACGTCGTCTCCGTCGCGGAGGGGGTCATCACCGCGGAACTCCTGCCCGCCGTCGTCTTCCTCGCGGCGGCCATCATCTCGTTCAGCATCGGTACCTCGTGGGGGACGATGGGCATCATGTTCCCCGTCGCGGTGCCCCTCGCGTTCAACCTCGGGGCACCGCTTCCGGGCGCTATCGGCGCGATTCTCACCGGGTCGCTGTTCGGCGACCACTGTTCGCCCATCAGCGACACGACGGTCCTGTCCTCGATGTTCGCCGGAGCGGACCACGTGGACCACGTGAACACCCAGATTCCGTACGCCCTGCTCTGTGGAGTGGTGGCGACGGGCCTGTTCCTCGCCAGCGGATACGGCGTCTCGCCGCCTCCGCTCCTCGCGGTGGGCGTCGTCGTCCTCGCCGTCGCCGCGTACGTACTCTCGGAACACACCACGGTCACGATGCCGCGGGTCTTCGGGTCGGACGCGGACTGA
- the twy1 gene encoding 4-demethylwyosine synthase TYW1, protein MSDSSGPKQVDSPDYHHENHTATQTCGWTANALRGEGKCYKNIFYGIESHRCIQMTPVVKCNERCVFCWRDHAGHAYELGDVEWDDPEAVVDASIELQKKLLSGFGGNDEVPREVFEESMEPRHVAISLDGEPTLYPYLPELIDAFHDRDITTFLVSNGTRPDVLRECDPTQLYVSVDAAERHTFDEVVKAMEDDAWENLVETMDVLAQKDETRTVVRTTLVGGENVHHPDWYAGFYRRADPDFVELKSYMHVGESRDRVARSSMLDHDEVMAFAEDVQEHMPDHEYLKEVPVSRVALLSKTDDTWVPKLKKDSEFWARDPVTGD, encoded by the coding sequence ATGAGCGACTCGTCCGGCCCGAAACAGGTGGACTCACCCGACTACCACCACGAGAACCACACCGCCACCCAGACCTGCGGGTGGACGGCTAACGCCCTTCGAGGAGAAGGAAAATGTTACAAAAATATATTTTACGGCATCGAATCCCACCGATGCATCCAGATGACGCCCGTCGTCAAGTGCAACGAGCGCTGTGTCTTCTGCTGGCGTGACCACGCCGGACACGCATACGAACTCGGCGACGTGGAGTGGGACGACCCCGAGGCCGTCGTGGACGCGAGCATCGAACTCCAGAAGAAGCTCCTGTCGGGGTTCGGCGGGAACGACGAGGTGCCCCGCGAGGTGTTCGAGGAGTCGATGGAACCGCGCCACGTCGCCATCAGTCTCGACGGCGAACCGACGCTCTACCCCTATCTGCCGGAACTCATCGACGCCTTCCACGACCGGGACATCACGACGTTCCTCGTGAGCAACGGAACCCGACCCGACGTACTCCGCGAGTGCGACCCGACCCAACTCTACGTCAGCGTGGACGCCGCCGAGCGCCACACCTTCGACGAGGTGGTGAAGGCGATGGAAGACGACGCGTGGGAGAATCTGGTCGAGACGATGGACGTACTCGCCCAGAAGGACGAGACCCGGACCGTGGTTCGGACCACGCTGGTCGGCGGCGAGAACGTCCACCACCCCGACTGGTACGCGGGGTTCTACCGGCGGGCGGACCCCGACTTCGTGGAACTCAAGTCCTACATGCACGTCGGCGAATCGAGGGACAGGGTTGCGCGTTCCTCAATGCTGGACCACGACGAGGTGATGGCGTTCGCCGAGGACGTGCAAGAACACATGCCCGACCACGAGTACCTGAAGGAGGTTCCCGTCTCGCGGGTCGCGCTCCTGTCGAAGACCGACGACACGTGGGTCCCGAAACTGAAGAAGGACAGCGAGTTTTGGGCGCGCGACCCCGTGACCGGGGACTGA
- a CDS encoding Lrp/AsnC family transcriptional regulator: MVDVNLDETDFELLRRLDREGDIDVEATSEELDVSPSTVYYRLENYREMGILNGTVADLDARKLGLELTAITEIESSYGPEYEEIADELTDLSGVQNVYFMLGEMSFYVISKVKDHDHLQQLVDNIISIDGVENSVTNVVLRSFKDEPRLLVNYDDEDLTELFG; this comes from the coding sequence ATGGTGGACGTGAACCTCGACGAGACCGACTTCGAACTGCTCCGCCGACTCGACCGGGAGGGCGACATCGATGTCGAGGCGACCAGCGAGGAACTCGACGTGAGTCCCTCGACGGTGTACTACCGACTCGAAAACTACCGAGAGATGGGGATACTGAACGGCACGGTGGCCGACCTCGACGCGCGGAAACTGGGACTCGAACTCACCGCTATCACCGAAATCGAGAGTTCCTACGGGCCGGAGTACGAGGAGATAGCCGACGAGTTGACCGACCTCTCGGGCGTCCAGAACGTCTACTTCATGCTGGGCGAGATGTCGTTCTACGTCATCTCGAAGGTGAAAGACCACGACCACCTCCAGCAACTCGTGGACAACATCATCAGCATCGACGGCGTGGAGAACTCGGTGACGAACGTCGTCCTGCGGAGTTTCAAGGACGAACCGCGACTGCTGGTCAACTACGACGACGAGGACCTGACGGAGTTGTTCGGCTAG
- a CDS encoding CTP-dependent riboflavin kinase yields the protein MSATRPRAVGYDELAALKLLALDGGLDGEIKVSCSGLAERLDASNQTASRRLQGLDDAGLVEREMVSDGQWITITEDGEWALKREYEDYRRIFETPAGVDLTGTVTSGMGEGRHYISLPGYMEQFEDRLGYEPFLGTLNVELTDESIRARSAMEALDPVPIDGWEDDDRTYGPAVCYPAVVETQSGEVYEQAHTIAPERTHHDEDQLEVIAPEKLRETLGLEDGDHVTVHVEERA from the coding sequence ATGTCAGCGACACGGCCGCGCGCAGTCGGGTACGACGAACTCGCGGCGCTCAAACTGCTCGCCCTCGACGGCGGGTTAGACGGCGAGATAAAGGTCTCGTGTTCCGGTCTCGCCGAGCGACTCGACGCCTCGAACCAGACCGCCTCCCGGCGACTCCAAGGACTGGACGACGCGGGTCTCGTGGAGCGCGAGATGGTCAGCGACGGGCAGTGGATTACCATCACCGAAGACGGCGAGTGGGCGCTCAAGCGCGAGTACGAGGACTACCGGCGCATCTTCGAGACGCCCGCCGGAGTTGACCTGACGGGCACCGTCACCAGCGGCATGGGCGAGGGCCGCCACTACATCTCGCTTCCGGGTTACATGGAACAGTTCGAGGACCGACTGGGCTACGAACCGTTCCTCGGGACGCTGAACGTCGAGTTGACCGACGAGAGCATCCGCGCTCGGTCGGCGATGGAGGCGCTGGACCCCGTACCCATCGACGGGTGGGAGGACGACGACCGAACCTACGGCCCGGCGGTGTGCTACCCCGCCGTGGTCGAGACCCAGAGCGGCGAGGTGTACGAACAGGCCCACACCATCGCGCCCGAGCGAACCCACCACGACGAAGACCAGTTGGAGGTCATCGCTCCCGAGAAACTCCGGGAGACGCTCGGACTCGAAGACGGCGACCACGTTACCGTCCACGTCGAGGAGCGAGCATGA
- a CDS encoding helix-turn-helix transcriptional regulator: MAKRHDVLAVLLEEPMTKPELVDRLTASRSTIDRAIRELEEVETVERIGSTYHPTTSGKIAFSEFQNYVKTTETLTDGIPLLEVWPDDSPISPAVIRDAEVHVADSHTPENALTPIVNVLKSASKVRVLMPVVLTTYLDILETFVEENCLEVELVVEDEILGAFDDPYWSANRGLETASEVRVHTSEAELPFTLWLIDTDDERYAGVTVHERGGIRGVILNESPDAVEWATDHYETYRDEARRDETQCDGT, encoded by the coding sequence GTGGCGAAGCGACACGACGTTCTCGCGGTGCTTCTCGAAGAACCGATGACGAAACCGGAGTTAGTTGACCGACTCACTGCCTCGCGTTCGACCATCGACCGTGCGATACGGGAGCTGGAAGAGGTCGAGACCGTCGAGCGAATCGGTAGCACGTACCACCCCACGACGAGCGGGAAAATCGCGTTCTCCGAGTTTCAAAACTACGTCAAGACCACCGAGACGCTCACGGACGGTATCCCGCTCCTCGAAGTGTGGCCCGACGACTCCCCAATATCGCCCGCCGTCATCCGGGACGCCGAGGTTCACGTCGCGGACTCTCACACGCCGGAGAACGCCCTCACGCCGATTGTGAACGTCCTGAAGTCCGCCTCGAAAGTGCGAGTTCTGATGCCGGTGGTGTTGACCACGTATCTCGACATCCTCGAAACGTTCGTGGAGGAGAACTGCCTCGAAGTCGAACTCGTCGTGGAAGACGAGATTCTCGGGGCGTTCGACGACCCGTACTGGTCGGCGAATCGTGGTCTCGAAACCGCTAGCGAGGTCCGGGTTCACACCTCGGAGGCCGAACTGCCGTTCACCCTGTGGTTGATAGACACCGACGACGAGCGATACGCTGGCGTCACCGTTCACGAACGGGGGGGAATCCGCGGCGTCATCCTGAACGAATCGCCGGACGCCGTGGAGTGGGCGACCGACCACTACGAGACGTATCGAGACGAGGCGCGTCGGGACGAGACCCAGTGCGACGGTACGTGA